AGGTCCAGGCAAAGAGAGAGAGTACAAGTAAAATCATACCTGGCCTTGTGAAGTCAAGTAAAAATCGTCAATGGATATTGTTGCCGACTTCCTGAGATATATTGCTTTGAGTTAGTACTAAGAATCATCACCTAGGATTTAGATGCAGTAAACTGCAGTGTACATTTTGGTAGTTTTGAAAAGATAATCAAGTGCAAACACAAGTGTAGTCTTGCCACATCCTTGAGGCGCGCTGAATCCAATCTGCATATTTTTTTACAATCACATCTAATCAAATCTCTTGATCCACCAAATAAAAACAATAACTAAGAAGAGAAAGAAAAAAAGCGATTGGTACCACAAGTGGAGGCACATCATCTCCATCATTAAACTTGGAAGTATGCAGAGCAATCTGGTCTTGGCACCAAACAAAGACGGGGATATAGTAATGGTAAAGCCTGGCTTTCTGGGGAATGGTGAGCATAAGCTCATTAAGCTGAAAGAGCCTGCAGAGCTGGGAGCCGTAGAGCAACCATTTGTCAATGGACTGACCAAGACTATCAGGAGTGATGCCGATCTTGTCCACGAGTGGACCCGAGCAAATGAACTCAAAAAGGTCAGACACTGAAGAGACATCCACTGTTTTGCTTGGTAATGCTGAGCATATCTTGGACGTCAGCAGCACATTACTTGTAGGCGAATCAAGAACCATTGAATTGTCTTGAATCCACGAACAACCACACCCTACAACACGTATTGCTAAGAATACATCAGTTAGTCTCTAACAATAAATTTCAAGCCAGTGTGTGACAGGCAGATGAAACATAATACCAACTGACAAAAGATGGATAGGTGTGGCAATCATCAACCGAACTGTTTATTGCATTAATCTGATACTAAAGTTTTACCTTAAAACCAAAACAATTCACAAAAGATCAAAACTTTGAACCACAAAGGAGAGAATAAAGGAGGAGGAGGAGGCATCGTTTTTACCAGAGAAAGAGAAATGGGTCTGAAGCGGAGAAAGCTTGGAGGAGGCAGAAGAATCGGTAACGACATGGTCATCGTTATATTTGGAAGAAGAAAGAAAACGTCTTTTGAAATTAAAAGTATTGTAAACAGAGTGACAAGGAAAGGGATAGCCTTTTTTGAGATAAAATCTATTATTATTAGTAGTAGATTGCTGAAGAGTCGCTTGCCATGGCGACCATATCAAACTTGATGATGTTGCCCCCGCCATTCTCTCTCTCTATCAGCGAGAAAGCAGCGAAGGAGAAGCAAACTGATGATATTTATTTTCTCTAATTTCCCAAAAAAACAATACTTGCTTACAGTAGAATAGAATATGTGAGTCATATTCCTCCGTGATAATGTGTTGTTAATGCTCTGTCAATCTCTGTCATTACTGTTTCTTTTTCTTTTTATACCCAAAAAAAAATGTCTATTCTGTTTTTTAAACCAATGACGTAACTTCGATTTTTCTAGTAATATCATCTTCGGTCTATTAATTTAATTAAGGGATTGATTGGTACGAAATCAAAAATATTTCGTGGCACAGAAATTGCTTTCAATTAATAAAAAAAAAAACAATCTCGACCAGAACAAATCAGGTTTGGAAGAACCAAACAAGTCTACACTAAACCGGAATATACCGGTTACTCTTTGGTATGAGATGAGACCGCGGAAAGATTGCGGCTACTGTTTTATTTGAGAGAGAGAGGGAGTGAGTAACAGATGAACAAATCAATGACCGGACGGTCCACCACAAAATGTTGTTACAGTCTTCGTGTTAGGAGATGAACCCCCCTCGGTTTAGTCTCAGAATAGCCTATCAGGTATCTTAGGAGAAGTGAACACAGCTACGGATTTGAACTGCAAAAATAATGGTAATTACCAAACAAAAATAAACTGTTACATTTATAAC
This genomic interval from Brassica oleracea var. oleracea cultivar TO1000 chromosome C2, BOL, whole genome shotgun sequence contains the following:
- the LOC106320184 gene encoding D-glycerate 3-kinase, chloroplastic-like isoform X1, coding for MAGATSSSLIWSPWQATLQQSTTNNNRFYLKKGYPFPCHSVYNTFNFKRRFLSSSKYNDDHVVTDSSASSKLSPLQTHFSFSAIRVVGCGCSWIQDNSMVLDSPTSNVLLTSKICSALPSKTVDVSSVSDLFEFICSGPLVDKIGITPDSLGQSIDKWLLYGSQLCRLFQLNELMLTIPQKARLYHYYIPVFVWCQDQIALHTSKFNDGDDVPPLVIGFSAPQGCGKTTLVFALDYLFKTTKMKSATISIDDFYLTSQGQAKLREENSGNALLEYRGNAGSHDLPFSVETIEALTKLTKDGMKMKVPRYDKSAYSGRGDRADATTWPEVEGPLKVVLFEGWMLGFKPLPAEAVKAVDPQLETVNKNLEAYYEAWDKYINAWVVIKIKDPSYVYRWRLQAEIAMRQAGKPGMSDDEVNDFVSRYLPAYKAYLPTLYAEGPSGSDLERVLAIDIDEERNPILAT
- the LOC106320184 gene encoding D-glycerate 3-kinase, chloroplastic-like isoform X2, which encodes MAGATSSSLIWSPWQATLQQSTTNNNRFYLKKGYPFPCHSVYNTFNFKRRFLSSSKYNDDHVVTDSSASSKLSPLQTHFSFSGCGCSWIQDNSMVLDSPTSNVLLTSKICSALPSKTVDVSSVSDLFEFICSGPLVDKIGITPDSLGQSIDKWLLYGSQLCRLFQLNELMLTIPQKARLYHYYIPVFVWCQDQIALHTSKFNDGDDVPPLVIGFSAPQGCGKTTLVFALDYLFKTTKMKSATISIDDFYLTSQGQAKLREENSGNALLEYRGNAGSHDLPFSVETIEALTKLTKDGMKMKVPRYDKSAYSGRGDRADATTWPEVEGPLKVVLFEGWMLGFKPLPAEAVKAVDPQLETVNKNLEAYYEAWDKYINAWVVIKIKDPSYVYRWRLQAEIAMRQAGKPGMSDDEVNDFVSRYLPAYKAYLPTLYAEGPSGSDLERVLAIDIDEERNPILAT